The following coding sequences lie in one Arachis ipaensis cultivar K30076 chromosome B03, Araip1.1, whole genome shotgun sequence genomic window:
- the LOC107633801 gene encoding receptor-like cytosolic serine/threonine-protein kinase RBK1 produces MQEFRGKLQKVIKKANPDIDWGVFNNYNNYYYNNRKEESKSGSDELASPRGMFEAMSTADSDYSSRGSSSNYSSLHSPGNRPPSPPGPGLPKANATKGDVNGQQQWKVMIDVLRFKNVRRFSNIPLLAASYEISRKNLRKKVARKRDGEDDDDLPIDLDSIPTKPSWRNFPYADLAAATDNFSPENMLGKGGHAEVYRGCLPDGQIVAVKRLMMNDEKEIEDQVGDFLSELGIIAHINHPNAALLLGFGIEKGLYFVLQYAPRGSLSSLLFGSQGLEWKARFKVAFGVAKGLKYLHHDCPRRIIHRDIKASNILLDNNFEAEISDFGLAKWLPDQWEHHVVFPIEGTFGYLAPEYFMHGLVDEKTDVFAFGVLLLELITGRRAVDSNSRESLVIWAKPLLDAKQIKEIVDPRLGDQYDLIEMKNAMTTASLCVHHKPSMRPYMNKVVKLLKGEEVAVEITQKTKSPRSLLLDACDLEDYTCSNYLNDLNRHKQLIME; encoded by the exons ATGCAAG AATTTAGGGGTAAGTTGCAGAAGGTGATAAAGAAAGCGAATCCAGATATAGATTGGGGGGTTTTCAATAACTATAACAACTACTACTACAACAACAGAAAGGAGGAATCTAAATCAGGCTCCGATGAATTGGCATCGCCTCGGGGGATGTTCGAAGCTATGTCGACTGCTGACTCCGACTACAGCTCTCGCGGGAGCAGTAGCAACTACAGCAGCCTACATTCCCCGGGGAATCGCCCTCCCTCGCCGCCGGGTCCGGGTCTGCCAAAGGCGAACGCGACGAAGGGGGACGTGAACGGGCAGCAGCAGTGGAAGGTAATGATTGACGTGCTGAGGTTCAAGAACGTTAGAAGGTTCTCGAACATTCCCTTGCTAGCCGCTAGCTACGAGATCTCTAGGAAGAACCTAAGGAAGAAGGTGGCTCGCAAGAGAGACGGCGAAGACGATGACGATCTTCCCATTGATCTCGATAGCATCCCAACCAAGCCTTCTTGGCGAAATTTCCCTTACGCTGATCTCGCTGCTGCCACCGATAATTTCTCCCCTG AGAACATGCTTGGAAAAGGTGGTCATGCTGAAGTGTATAGAGGATGTTTACCGGACGGTCAAATTGTAGCAGTGAAGAGgctgatgatgaatgatgagaaGGAAATTGAGGACCAAGTTGGTGATTTCTTGTCAGAGCTTGGAATCATTGCTCACATAAACCACCCAAATGCAGCACTCCTTCTGGGATTTGGCATTGAGAAGGGCCTCTACTTTGTCCTCCAATACGCTCCTCGTGGCAGCCTCTCTTCTTTACTCTTTG GTTCTCAAGGCTTGGAGTGGAAGGCAAGGTTCAAGGTAGCTTTTGGGGTCGCTAAAGGATTGAAGTACCTCCATCATGATTGTCCAAGAAGAATCATTCACAGAGACATCAAAGCCTCAAACATATTACTCGACAATAACTTTGAAGCTGAG ATTTCGGATTTCGGATTGGCAAAGTGGCTTCCAGACCAGTGGGAACATCATGTTGTGTTCCCCATTGAAGGCACATTCGG GTATTTGGCTCCAGAGTACTTTATGCATGGACTTGTGGATGAGAAGACTGATGTATTTGCATTCGGGGTTTTGTTATTGGAACTCATAACTGGGCGTCGCGCAGTCGATTCAAACAGCAGGGAGAGTCTTGTGATCTGG GCAAAACCACTGTTGGATGCAAAGCAGATTAAGGAAATAGTAGACCCAAGATTAGGAGATCAGTATGATCTTATTGAAATGAAGAATGCTATGACAACGGCTTCCCTATGTGTCCACCACAAGCCCTCCATGCGGCCATACATGAACAAG GTTGTGAAGCTGCTCAAGGGCGAAGAGGTAGCAGTTGAGATCACTCAAAAAACAAAATCCCCAAGATCATTATTGTTAGATGCATGTGATCTTGAAGACTATACTTGCTCTAATTACTTAAATGATCTTAATCGCCACAAGCAATTAATAATGGAGTGA
- the LOC107631372 gene encoding uncharacterized protein LOC107631372, with amino-acid sequence MATEALLQLGILILTLSLFLVMTYLRNQTLHARTRARNRDPKPEANRHLAQASRLLALARPRDARAALTEADRALSLNPREPTAHILRARALRIMGHHAAALRSMDFALWPPAVRLLSTEDRADALVERAELKLAVNRRRRIDSAVEDLIAAVELSEGERVDSEALCLLGKCYESKGMKEKAKEAFRKVLDVEPDSIEARNGLDRLGP; translated from the exons ATGGCAACGGAGGCGTTGCTCCAATTAGGAATCTTAATCCTAACATTATCCCTCTTCTTAGTAATGACCTATCTCCGCAACCAAACACTTCACGCCAGAACCCGAGCCCGAAATAGAGACCCTAAGCCAGAGGCCAACCGCCACCTGGCCCAAGCATCCCGCCTTCTCGCTCTCGCTCGCCCCAGAGACGCCAGGGCTGCACTCACAGAAGCCGACCGGGCCCTCTCCCTCAACCCCAGGGAGCCCACGGCACACATACTCCGGGCCCGGGCGCTCCGAATCATGGGCCACCACGCCGCCGCCCTCAGATCCATGGATTTCGCACTTTGGCCTCCGGCGGTACGGCTGCTCTCCACGGAGGATCGCGCGGACGCGCTAGTGGAGAGAGCAGAGCTGAAATTAGCGGTGAACCGGAGGCGGCGAATTGACTC GGCGGTGGAGGACCTGATAGCGGCCGTGGAACTGAGTGAAGGAGAACGAGTTGACTCGGAGGCGCTGTGTTTGTTAGGGAAGTGTTATGAATCGAAGGGGATGAAAGAGAAGGCCAAGGAGGCTTTCCGGAAGGTTCTAGATGTTGAACCCGATTCTATTGAGGCTCGTAATGGATTGGACCGTTTAGGCCCATGA
- the LOC107631371 gene encoding AP2-like ethylene-responsive transcription factor AIL7 isoform X2, with protein MHSHSLLSMETLTTSSSIYHHSLPPPPPPPHYYFLYANGTTDLKPEGLDGTSQLDHNIMPQQPSFFVNPNLQPPQPLLPKLEYFFQTDTNDDDDSSSLTQDLKALAADAAFLAFSSANSVSQVLDAHSSRNDDFAFSASGGGSSSNSKKVVGDTFGQRTSIYRGVTRYGYGHRWTGRYEAHLWDNSCRREGQARKGRQVYLGGYDKEEKAARAYDLAALKYWGPTATTNFPVSNYIKELEEMKDVGKLEFIASLRRRSSGFSRGASIYRGVTRHHQQGRWQARIGRVAGNKDLYLGTFASEEEAAEAYDIAAIKFRGLNAVTNFETSRYNVEAIMNNSLPVGGVAKRLRLSLESEKEEAASTHTHQPPKTESESSIMTLSTIPAPPAQFDSVTPYCYQFHSPDAVNDAIMPM; from the exons ATGCACTCTCACTCTCTCCTTTCAATGGAAACGCTCACCACCTCCTCCTCCATCTACCATcactctctacctcctcctcctcctcctcctcattacTACTTCCTCTACGCCAACG GGACCACTGACCTCAAGCCTGAGGGACTCGACGGTACTTCCCAACTGGATCATAACATCATGCCCCAACAACCTTCTTTCTTCGTCAACCCAAACCTTCAGCCACCACAACCCCTCCTGCCCAAGCTCGAATATTTCTTCCAAACCGAcacaaatgatgatgatgattcctCTTCCCTCACCCAAGATCTGAAAGCGCTTGCTGCTGACGCTGCCTTCCTAGCTTTCTCCTCTGCCAATTCGGTCTCTCAGGTGCTGGATGCTCACTCATCCCGGAACGATGACTTCGCGTTCTCCGCTAGTGGAGGCGGTAGCTCCTCCAACTCCAAGAAGGTTGTTGGTGATACATTTGGCCAGCGAACTTCAATATACAGAGGTGTTACCAGGTACGGATATGG ACACCGATGGACGGGACGATACGAAGCTCACCTGTGGGATAATAGCTGCCGCCGAGAGGGTCAAGCCAGGAAAGGCCGTCAAG TATATTTGG GTGGATATGACAAGGAAGAAAAGGCCGCAAGAGCCTATGACTTGGCAGCTCTAAAGTACTGGGGCCCCACAGCTACCACTAACTTCCCT GTTTCTAATTATATAAAGGAATTGGAAGAGATGAAAGATGTGGGGAAGCTTGAATTTATTGCATCACTACGAAG GAGAAGTAGTGGTTTCTCCAGGGGAGCTTCCATATACAGGGGTGTTACAAG GCATCATCAACAAGGTAGATGGCAAGCGAGAATAGGCCGCGTTGCAGGGAACAAAGATCTATACCTAGGGACATTTG CAAGTGAAGAGGAAGCCGCGGAGGCATACGATATTGCGGCAATAAAGTTCAGAGGGTTAAATGCAGTAACCAATTTTGAGACGAGTAGGTACAATGTGGAAGCCATAATGAATAATTCTCTTCCCGTTGGCGGGGTAGCCAAACGGTTGAGGCTTTCCCTAGAATCAGAGAAGGAAGAAGCTGCTAGTACTCATACTCATCAGCCACCTAAGACTGAGAGTGAGAGTAGCATCATGACATTGTCAACCATTCCGGCTCCTCCTGCACAGTTTGATTCTGTGACACCATATTGCTACCAATTTCATTCCCCCGATGCCGTTAACGATGCTATCATGCCAATGTAA
- the LOC107631371 gene encoding AP2-like ethylene-responsive transcription factor AIL7 isoform X4 gives MHSHSLLSMETLTTSSSIYHHSLPPPPPPPHYYFLYANGTTDLKPEGLDGTSQLDHNIMPQQPSFFVNPNLQPPQPLLPKLEYFFQTDTNDDDDSSSLTQDLKALAADAAFLAFSSANSVSQVLDAHSSRNDDFAFSASGGGSSSNSKKVVGDTFGQRTSIYRGVTRHRWTGRYEAHLWDNSCRREGQARKGRQVYLGGYDKEEKAARAYDLAALKYWGPTATTNFPVSNYIKELEEMKDVGKLEFIASLRRRSSGFSRGASIYRGVTRHHQQGRWQARIGRVAGNKDLYLGTFASEEEAAEAYDIAAIKFRGLNAVTNFETSRYNVEAIMNNSLPVGGVAKRLRLSLESEKEEAASTHTHQPPKTESESSIMTLSTIPAPPAQFDSVTPYCYQFHSPDAVNDAIMPM, from the exons ATGCACTCTCACTCTCTCCTTTCAATGGAAACGCTCACCACCTCCTCCTCCATCTACCATcactctctacctcctcctcctcctcctcctcattacTACTTCCTCTACGCCAACG GGACCACTGACCTCAAGCCTGAGGGACTCGACGGTACTTCCCAACTGGATCATAACATCATGCCCCAACAACCTTCTTTCTTCGTCAACCCAAACCTTCAGCCACCACAACCCCTCCTGCCCAAGCTCGAATATTTCTTCCAAACCGAcacaaatgatgatgatgattcctCTTCCCTCACCCAAGATCTGAAAGCGCTTGCTGCTGACGCTGCCTTCCTAGCTTTCTCCTCTGCCAATTCGGTCTCTCAGGTGCTGGATGCTCACTCATCCCGGAACGATGACTTCGCGTTCTCCGCTAGTGGAGGCGGTAGCTCCTCCAACTCCAAGAAGGTTGTTGGTGATACATTTGGCCAGCGAACTTCAATATACAGAGGTGTTACCAG ACACCGATGGACGGGACGATACGAAGCTCACCTGTGGGATAATAGCTGCCGCCGAGAGGGTCAAGCCAGGAAAGGCCGTCAAG TATATTTGG GTGGATATGACAAGGAAGAAAAGGCCGCAAGAGCCTATGACTTGGCAGCTCTAAAGTACTGGGGCCCCACAGCTACCACTAACTTCCCT GTTTCTAATTATATAAAGGAATTGGAAGAGATGAAAGATGTGGGGAAGCTTGAATTTATTGCATCACTACGAAG GAGAAGTAGTGGTTTCTCCAGGGGAGCTTCCATATACAGGGGTGTTACAAG GCATCATCAACAAGGTAGATGGCAAGCGAGAATAGGCCGCGTTGCAGGGAACAAAGATCTATACCTAGGGACATTTG CAAGTGAAGAGGAAGCCGCGGAGGCATACGATATTGCGGCAATAAAGTTCAGAGGGTTAAATGCAGTAACCAATTTTGAGACGAGTAGGTACAATGTGGAAGCCATAATGAATAATTCTCTTCCCGTTGGCGGGGTAGCCAAACGGTTGAGGCTTTCCCTAGAATCAGAGAAGGAAGAAGCTGCTAGTACTCATACTCATCAGCCACCTAAGACTGAGAGTGAGAGTAGCATCATGACATTGTCAACCATTCCGGCTCCTCCTGCACAGTTTGATTCTGTGACACCATATTGCTACCAATTTCATTCCCCCGATGCCGTTAACGATGCTATCATGCCAATGTAA
- the LOC107631371 gene encoding AP2-like ethylene-responsive transcription factor AIL7 isoform X1, with amino-acid sequence MHSHSLLSMETLTTSSSIYHHSLPPPPPPPHYYFLYANGTTDLKPEGLDGTSQLDHNIMPQQPSFFVNPNLQPPQPLLPKLEYFFQTDTNDDDDSSSLTQDLKALAADAAFLAFSSANSVSQVLDAHSSRNDDFAFSASGGGSSSNSKKVVGDTFGQRTSIYRGVTRYGYGHRWTGRYEAHLWDNSCRREGQARKGRQVYLGGYDKEEKAARAYDLAALKYWGPTATTNFPVSNYIKELEEMKDVGKLEFIASLRRRSSGFSRGASIYRGVTSRHHQQGRWQARIGRVAGNKDLYLGTFASEEEAAEAYDIAAIKFRGLNAVTNFETSRYNVEAIMNNSLPVGGVAKRLRLSLESEKEEAASTHTHQPPKTESESSIMTLSTIPAPPAQFDSVTPYCYQFHSPDAVNDAIMPM; translated from the exons ATGCACTCTCACTCTCTCCTTTCAATGGAAACGCTCACCACCTCCTCCTCCATCTACCATcactctctacctcctcctcctcctcctcctcattacTACTTCCTCTACGCCAACG GGACCACTGACCTCAAGCCTGAGGGACTCGACGGTACTTCCCAACTGGATCATAACATCATGCCCCAACAACCTTCTTTCTTCGTCAACCCAAACCTTCAGCCACCACAACCCCTCCTGCCCAAGCTCGAATATTTCTTCCAAACCGAcacaaatgatgatgatgattcctCTTCCCTCACCCAAGATCTGAAAGCGCTTGCTGCTGACGCTGCCTTCCTAGCTTTCTCCTCTGCCAATTCGGTCTCTCAGGTGCTGGATGCTCACTCATCCCGGAACGATGACTTCGCGTTCTCCGCTAGTGGAGGCGGTAGCTCCTCCAACTCCAAGAAGGTTGTTGGTGATACATTTGGCCAGCGAACTTCAATATACAGAGGTGTTACCAGGTACGGATATGG ACACCGATGGACGGGACGATACGAAGCTCACCTGTGGGATAATAGCTGCCGCCGAGAGGGTCAAGCCAGGAAAGGCCGTCAAG TATATTTGG GTGGATATGACAAGGAAGAAAAGGCCGCAAGAGCCTATGACTTGGCAGCTCTAAAGTACTGGGGCCCCACAGCTACCACTAACTTCCCT GTTTCTAATTATATAAAGGAATTGGAAGAGATGAAAGATGTGGGGAAGCTTGAATTTATTGCATCACTACGAAG GAGAAGTAGTGGTTTCTCCAGGGGAGCTTCCATATACAGGGGTGTTACAAG CAGGCATCATCAACAAGGTAGATGGCAAGCGAGAATAGGCCGCGTTGCAGGGAACAAAGATCTATACCTAGGGACATTTG CAAGTGAAGAGGAAGCCGCGGAGGCATACGATATTGCGGCAATAAAGTTCAGAGGGTTAAATGCAGTAACCAATTTTGAGACGAGTAGGTACAATGTGGAAGCCATAATGAATAATTCTCTTCCCGTTGGCGGGGTAGCCAAACGGTTGAGGCTTTCCCTAGAATCAGAGAAGGAAGAAGCTGCTAGTACTCATACTCATCAGCCACCTAAGACTGAGAGTGAGAGTAGCATCATGACATTGTCAACCATTCCGGCTCCTCCTGCACAGTTTGATTCTGTGACACCATATTGCTACCAATTTCATTCCCCCGATGCCGTTAACGATGCTATCATGCCAATGTAA
- the LOC107631371 gene encoding AP2-like ethylene-responsive transcription factor AIL7 isoform X3, which produces MHSHSLLSMETLTTSSSIYHHSLPPPPPPPHYYFLYANGTTDLKPEGLDGTSQLDHNIMPQQPSFFVNPNLQPPQPLLPKLEYFFQTDTNDDDDSSSLTQDLKALAADAAFLAFSSANSVSQVLDAHSSRNDDFAFSASGGGSSSNSKKVVGDTFGQRTSIYRGVTRHRWTGRYEAHLWDNSCRREGQARKGRQVYLGGYDKEEKAARAYDLAALKYWGPTATTNFPVSNYIKELEEMKDVGKLEFIASLRRRSSGFSRGASIYRGVTSRHHQQGRWQARIGRVAGNKDLYLGTFASEEEAAEAYDIAAIKFRGLNAVTNFETSRYNVEAIMNNSLPVGGVAKRLRLSLESEKEEAASTHTHQPPKTESESSIMTLSTIPAPPAQFDSVTPYCYQFHSPDAVNDAIMPM; this is translated from the exons ATGCACTCTCACTCTCTCCTTTCAATGGAAACGCTCACCACCTCCTCCTCCATCTACCATcactctctacctcctcctcctcctcctcctcattacTACTTCCTCTACGCCAACG GGACCACTGACCTCAAGCCTGAGGGACTCGACGGTACTTCCCAACTGGATCATAACATCATGCCCCAACAACCTTCTTTCTTCGTCAACCCAAACCTTCAGCCACCACAACCCCTCCTGCCCAAGCTCGAATATTTCTTCCAAACCGAcacaaatgatgatgatgattcctCTTCCCTCACCCAAGATCTGAAAGCGCTTGCTGCTGACGCTGCCTTCCTAGCTTTCTCCTCTGCCAATTCGGTCTCTCAGGTGCTGGATGCTCACTCATCCCGGAACGATGACTTCGCGTTCTCCGCTAGTGGAGGCGGTAGCTCCTCCAACTCCAAGAAGGTTGTTGGTGATACATTTGGCCAGCGAACTTCAATATACAGAGGTGTTACCAG ACACCGATGGACGGGACGATACGAAGCTCACCTGTGGGATAATAGCTGCCGCCGAGAGGGTCAAGCCAGGAAAGGCCGTCAAG TATATTTGG GTGGATATGACAAGGAAGAAAAGGCCGCAAGAGCCTATGACTTGGCAGCTCTAAAGTACTGGGGCCCCACAGCTACCACTAACTTCCCT GTTTCTAATTATATAAAGGAATTGGAAGAGATGAAAGATGTGGGGAAGCTTGAATTTATTGCATCACTACGAAG GAGAAGTAGTGGTTTCTCCAGGGGAGCTTCCATATACAGGGGTGTTACAAG CAGGCATCATCAACAAGGTAGATGGCAAGCGAGAATAGGCCGCGTTGCAGGGAACAAAGATCTATACCTAGGGACATTTG CAAGTGAAGAGGAAGCCGCGGAGGCATACGATATTGCGGCAATAAAGTTCAGAGGGTTAAATGCAGTAACCAATTTTGAGACGAGTAGGTACAATGTGGAAGCCATAATGAATAATTCTCTTCCCGTTGGCGGGGTAGCCAAACGGTTGAGGCTTTCCCTAGAATCAGAGAAGGAAGAAGCTGCTAGTACTCATACTCATCAGCCACCTAAGACTGAGAGTGAGAGTAGCATCATGACATTGTCAACCATTCCGGCTCCTCCTGCACAGTTTGATTCTGTGACACCATATTGCTACCAATTTCATTCCCCCGATGCCGTTAACGATGCTATCATGCCAATGTAA